A region of Vibrio chagasii DNA encodes the following proteins:
- a CDS encoding N-6 DNA methylase produces the protein MKFKADQTSQKLRGGYYTPQNLADYVSKWVLSNNPKTILEPSCGDGVFIQAVANNDCDASIELSCFELFDTEASKALERCKLNNLDNATVTEGDFLVWANEQLKKQKPIFEGVLGNPPFIRYQFLEKNFQEQAQLVFEQLDLKFTKHTNAWVPFLLSSLALLKEGGRMGMVIPSEISHVMHAQSLRSYLGHICSKIVIIDPKEIWFEDTLQGAVIILAEKKKDSDEPSQGVGIVSVSGFEFLQDDPDILFDNTVGINGETVEGKWTKATLDIDELKLIKKVIAHTDVRKFKDIAKVDVGIVTGANKYFLVDNETVTTYELDKFSHPMFGRSQHCPGIIYDEQQHIENQNQGLPTNFLYIDEEYEDLSVRVKSYIALGEAEEYHKRYKCRIRKPWFKVPSVYSTEIGMLKRCHDAPRLIHNKVGAYTTDTAYRITSTVTNPENLVCSFLNPLTAITAELEGRFYGGGVLELVPSEIEKLYIPVVEGLEHNADELNQLIKEGQIENVIRQQGSLILGKLGFTQEENEKLVEIWKKLRDRRLRK, from the coding sequence ATGAAGTTTAAAGCAGATCAAACCTCACAAAAATTAAGAGGTGGCTATTACACACCACAAAATCTAGCTGATTATGTATCAAAGTGGGTGTTAAGTAACAACCCAAAAACCATACTCGAACCGAGCTGTGGTGATGGTGTGTTTATTCAAGCTGTAGCTAATAATGATTGTGACGCTAGTATCGAGTTATCTTGTTTTGAATTGTTCGATACAGAGGCTTCTAAGGCTCTTGAACGCTGTAAGTTAAACAACCTTGATAATGCCACTGTTACAGAAGGTGATTTTCTTGTTTGGGCGAATGAACAGCTCAAGAAGCAAAAGCCGATATTTGAAGGTGTGCTAGGTAATCCTCCGTTTATCCGTTACCAGTTCCTTGAGAAAAATTTTCAAGAACAAGCTCAATTGGTCTTCGAGCAACTTGATCTTAAATTTACCAAACACACTAATGCTTGGGTCCCATTCCTATTATCTTCATTAGCACTTCTTAAAGAGGGTGGAAGAATGGGTATGGTCATTCCTTCTGAGATTAGTCACGTAATGCACGCTCAGTCATTGAGAAGCTATTTAGGTCATATTTGCTCAAAGATTGTGATCATCGACCCTAAAGAAATTTGGTTTGAAGACACGTTACAAGGTGCGGTGATTATCCTTGCAGAGAAAAAGAAAGATTCTGATGAACCGTCACAAGGCGTTGGTATCGTAAGTGTTAGTGGTTTTGAATTCCTTCAAGACGATCCAGATATCCTTTTTGATAATACGGTTGGAATCAACGGTGAAACAGTTGAAGGAAAGTGGACAAAAGCTACTCTTGATATTGACGAGCTTAAGCTAATAAAAAAAGTAATCGCTCACACTGATGTTCGTAAGTTTAAAGATATAGCCAAAGTTGATGTTGGTATAGTAACTGGTGCTAACAAATATTTTCTTGTGGATAATGAGACAGTTACAACTTATGAACTAGATAAGTTTTCTCACCCTATGTTCGGTAGAAGCCAACATTGCCCTGGCATTATCTATGATGAACAGCAACATATTGAAAATCAAAATCAAGGTTTACCGACTAACTTCTTATACATAGATGAAGAGTATGAAGACCTATCTGTAAGAGTTAAAAGCTACATAGCATTAGGCGAAGCAGAAGAGTATCACAAACGCTATAAGTGCCGTATACGCAAGCCTTGGTTTAAAGTTCCTTCAGTGTATAGCACAGAAATAGGTATGCTAAAACGTTGTCACGATGCACCACGTTTAATTCATAACAAAGTTGGGGCGTACACTACTGATACCGCTTATAGAATTACCTCGACTGTCACTAACCCAGAAAACCTAGTTTGTAGTTTTTTGAATCCTCTAACCGCAATAACTGCTGAATTAGAAGGGCGGTTTTACGGTGGCGGTGTTCTAGAACTTGTTCCATCTGAGATAGAAAAGTTATATATACCTGTTGTTGAAGGGCTTGAACATAATGCTGATGAACTTAATCAGTTGATCAAAGAAGGTCAGATAGAAAATGTCATTCGTCAACAAGGTTCGTTAATCTTAGGTAAGCTTGGTTTTACTCAAGAAGAGAATGAAAAGCTTGTAGAGATATGGAAAAAGCTCAGAGACAGAAGGTTACGCAAGTAA